The following proteins are encoded in a genomic region of Methanoculleus bourgensis MS2:
- the frhD gene encoding coenzyme F420-reducing hydrogenase, FrhD protein: MLFREIVIAGCGNPLYGDDGFGPAVVEELKKLQLPDNVKVIDAGLGAPHFLFTLMEDAEVPVRKLIIIDIADFGAKPGDVTKLRPEDLPPGAYRDAHSWDLSEPLQRLKDVIDITIIGCQPKRVASHEFELGLTEEVEGAIPKTVRVVLEEIGVEYGAAINHQGTHLWAPGETAGNAGETTGK, from the coding sequence ATGCTATTCCGTGAGATCGTGATCGCAGGGTGCGGCAACCCCCTCTACGGAGACGACGGGTTCGGCCCTGCAGTCGTGGAAGAACTCAAGAAGTTACAACTGCCCGACAATGTCAAGGTCATCGATGCCGGCCTTGGCGCCCCTCACTTCCTCTTTACCCTGATGGAAGATGCAGAGGTGCCGGTGAGGAAACTGATCATCATCGATATCGCCGACTTCGGCGCAAAACCCGGTGATGTGACGAAACTCCGGCCTGAAGACCTGCCGCCGGGCGCCTACCGGGATGCCCACTCATGGGACCTTTCCGAACCGCTGCAGCGGTTAAAGGATGTTATCGATATCACGATCATCGGGTGCCAGCCAAAGCGTGTCGCTAGCCATGAGTTTGAACTAGGGCTCACTGAGGAGGTTGAAGGGGCCATTCCCAAAACAGTGCGCGTAGTACTGGAAGAAATTGGGGTAGAATATGGGGCTGCTATCAACCATCAAGGAACGCATCTTTGGGCGCCGGGAGAAACCGCCGGAAATGCCGGGGAAACAACCGGAAAATAA
- the frhG gene encoding coenzyme F420 hydrogenase subunit gamma, giving the protein MAEKITIGELHLSGCTGCLVTLADNYEGLFKLLDDYADLAYALTLVDVRHVPEMDVCLVEGSCCLDDKLSVEELKEARAKSKVLVAYGGCAAYGNITRFCRGGQWNQPGQEAYVPISEVVDVDLFLPSCPPCPQAVRNVAVMAFLLLKGNDEQKKLATAYLTPLMQLAQRGNEACGCDLMYDVINQGLCMGCGTCAGTCPVRAITMEYGKPNVNRDLCIKCGACYAQCPRSWFNFDVMNNYEGIMDAIRGAME; this is encoded by the coding sequence GTGGCAGAGAAGATTACTATAGGTGAATTACATCTGAGCGGATGTACGGGATGCCTCGTGACGCTTGCGGATAACTACGAGGGTCTCTTCAAGCTGCTCGATGATTACGCGGACCTGGCCTATGCACTGACGCTGGTCGATGTGCGCCACGTGCCTGAGATGGACGTGTGCCTGGTCGAGGGTTCGTGCTGTCTTGATGACAAACTCTCGGTAGAGGAACTGAAAGAAGCAAGGGCGAAGTCGAAGGTACTTGTCGCCTACGGCGGCTGTGCAGCCTACGGCAACATCACCCGGTTCTGCCGGGGTGGCCAGTGGAACCAGCCGGGTCAGGAGGCATACGTGCCGATCAGCGAGGTCGTCGACGTCGACCTCTTCCTGCCGTCGTGTCCCCCGTGCCCCCAGGCAGTCAGGAACGTTGCCGTCATGGCCTTCCTGCTGCTGAAGGGCAACGACGAGCAGAAGAAACTCGCGACCGCCTACCTGACGCCGCTGATGCAGCTTGCACAGCGTGGCAATGAGGCCTGCGGTTGCGACCTGATGTATGACGTCATCAACCAGGGGCTCTGCATGGGGTGCGGAACCTGTGCCGGAACCTGTCCGGTCCGTGCCATCACCATGGAGTACGGCAAGCCGAACGTGAACCGGGATCTCTGTATCAAGTGCGGTGCCTGCTACGCGCAGTGTCCGCGGAGCTGGTTCAACTTTGACGTCATGAACAACTACGAAGGCATCATGGATGCAATCCGTGGAGCCATGGAGTGA
- the frhB gene encoding coenzyme F420 hydrogenase subunit beta, translated as MDVLGNYKSVISARSTDRDILKKAQDGGIITTLFAYALEEGIIDGAIVAGPGDEPWKPEPMVVTTKAELLAAAGTRYTISPNLSLIKEATRSYGLDRVGIVGTPCQIQAVRKAQVYPIGMRDVDDKIALALGIFCMENLSYQALEAMVEDHCNQKMESVTKMDIGKGKFTVYTERGAVAQMPLKLIHKYVQPGCNVCLDYVANLADISSGSVGSPDGWSTVFVRSTKGNTVWDGAIKAGFFETKPMDQVKPGLDLVKKLATDKITKNQKNVDARKTIGLKADGTPKGLRNPYESP; from the coding sequence ATGGATGTACTCGGTAACTACAAGTCCGTGATATCGGCACGCTCGACCGACAGGGATATCCTGAAGAAGGCCCAGGACGGCGGCATCATCACGACGCTCTTTGCCTACGCGCTCGAGGAAGGCATCATCGATGGTGCCATCGTCGCGGGCCCGGGTGATGAACCCTGGAAGCCGGAGCCAATGGTCGTGACCACGAAGGCCGAACTCCTGGCCGCTGCCGGAACACGCTACACCATCAGCCCGAACCTCTCCCTGATCAAGGAGGCGACCCGGAGCTACGGCCTGGACAGGGTCGGTATCGTCGGTACCCCCTGCCAGATTCAGGCTGTCCGAAAGGCTCAGGTCTACCCGATCGGGATGCGCGACGTCGACGATAAGATCGCTCTCGCGCTCGGCATCTTCTGCATGGAGAACCTCTCCTACCAGGCACTGGAGGCCATGGTTGAGGACCACTGCAACCAGAAGATGGAGTCTGTCACGAAGATGGATATCGGCAAGGGCAAGTTCACGGTCTACACCGAACGCGGTGCAGTCGCACAGATGCCGCTTAAGCTGATCCACAAGTACGTGCAGCCCGGATGCAACGTCTGCCTGGACTATGTCGCGAACCTCGCCGACATCTCCAGCGGTTCCGTGGGAAGCCCCGACGGTTGGAGCACGGTCTTTGTGCGGAGCACCAAGGGCAACACCGTCTGGGACGGCGCTATCAAGGCCGGTTTCTTCGAGACGAAGCCGATGGACCAGGTCAAGCCGGGCCTCGACCTCGTGAAGAAACTCGCCACCGACAAGATCACGAAGAACCAGAAGAACGTGGATGCACGTAAGACCATCGGACTCAAGGCTGACGGAACCCCGAAGGGTCTCCGGAACCCCTACGAGTCTCCCTGA
- the speD gene encoding S-adenosylmethionine decarboxylase, with translation MASKVMTNNVAANNVMAEMMSDAEIVAEFKQRGSWGLYTSVDLKGCDPASIRDPEKIRRFIIELCDLIDMHRFGEPQIIHFGPNERVAGFSMTQLIETSLVSGHFANETNAAYLDIFSCKEYEPSRAAEFCRNFFGAQSATYQVLFRD, from the coding sequence ATGGCAAGTAAGGTAATGACAAACAACGTTGCGGCAAACAACGTTATGGCAGAGATGATGAGCGACGCAGAGATCGTTGCAGAGTTCAAACAACGCGGGAGTTGGGGACTGTATACGAGCGTGGACCTGAAGGGCTGCGACCCGGCATCGATCAGGGACCCAGAGAAGATCCGCCGGTTCATCATCGAACTCTGCGACCTGATTGATATGCACAGGTTCGGCGAACCGCAGATCATCCACTTCGGCCCGAACGAGAGGGTCGCAGGGTTCTCAATGACCCAGCTCATTGAGACGTCGCTCGTCTCCGGCCACTTCGCAAACGAGACCAACGCCGCCTACCTCGATATCTTCAGCTGCAAGGAGTACGAACCTTCACGCGCAGCGGAGTTTTGCAGGAACTTTTTTGGGGCACAGTCGGCGACCTACCAGGTACTGTTCAGGGACTGA
- a CDS encoding DNA polymerase ligase N-terminal domain-containing protein: protein MSRPDDPHGEGEVARTSGDRPIFVIQKHDATTLHYDFRLEADGVLKSWAVPKGPSTDPKEKRLAVPTEDHPLDYADFEGVIPEGGYGAGTVMVWDRGTYRNLTRKGGEEVSVTEALGRGHVSVRLEGEKVRGGYALTRFRTGKGEAWLLVKMDDAEAAPGRDLVATELRSVVSGRTIEEIAAEEGSA, encoded by the coding sequence ATGAGCAGGCCTGACGATCCCCACGGGGAGGGGGAGGTTGCCCGGACGTCGGGAGACCGCCCGATCTTTGTCATCCAGAAGCACGATGCGACCACGCTCCACTACGACTTCCGCCTGGAAGCTGATGGCGTGCTGAAGTCCTGGGCGGTCCCGAAAGGGCCGTCCACGGACCCGAAGGAGAAACGCCTCGCCGTCCCCACAGAAGACCACCCCCTCGACTACGCCGACTTTGAGGGCGTCATCCCGGAGGGGGGTTATGGGGCCGGGACGGTCATGGTCTGGGACCGGGGAACCTACCGGAACCTCACCCGGAAGGGCGGAGAGGAGGTTTCGGTCACCGAGGCGCTCGGGCGGGGCCACGTATCGGTCCGGCTCGAGGGGGAGAAGGTCAGGGGTGGCTATGCCCTCACCCGGTTCAGGACAGGAAAGGGCGAGGCCTGGCTCCTCGTGAAGATGGACGACGCTGAGGCGGCGCCAGGCAGGGACCTCGTGGCAACGGAACTCCGGTCGGTCGTCTCCGGGCGGACGATCGAGGAGATCGCAGCGGAGGAGGGTTCAGCATGA
- a CDS encoding ATP-binding protein gives MSRDLIEALKAMGYADTGIPALAESFPPAVINYLGDFRTQEVHDIIETLLYIYIAQNSSSSRGRGEGVVEKSCYAYTSGPLFALREVGLIDSVSWHGTTVIKATPAGEAIARPLMEARLRALDIRSLACEIHEVVPVLLAGTVKGSYVNKTLPSTLPRTEETFIGFLLNNNPALFEECERFAARLKAAGCAVLAYAYDLDGFGAGGVVYTFPPEFAYILKGMLETIDPGVREHYDMLLESFHSTFTVLRYLVCGEDYDRIRASPAHRRELSRVLGLLADSIYVLEEVPQDDGVDLPRFIIKDRDLYDARLRDLGRALMVDVADKIVIDRPAPAPEPAPLPRVEVPPPPAEPQLLDEEEWDDEIFSDEEEDVVEEATPVPVPVPRPAPAVEPPRPGGLDIFLGHAPDGRRVNWSPGRLNNGHMIILGGSGAGKTETIRCIALELAAQALPVIMIDFHGDMAPSIGDIRTYKIREGGEYYFNPLELDPAIDEITPLRATSDFVDAISINFPTLGIQQRRKIKNIIKDCYRASGITGKTATWTRVLDFDDIEGEIMTCEDETIPAYLEDIFDYKLFSGEEKISLPTILSGGITHINLNALPENLRYLFADLFLRRIYYTLQATGEIPRGTDNDREKFRLFVIVDEAKLLVSQKSGSKTAIKAVLNKYATEMRKFGVSLILASQLIAHFNEEILANIAVKFCMRAENKKQAQENAKFFEVSEKDLLNFQPGEGILIIGSEKMNIRIVPTSRRDL, from the coding sequence GTGTCAAGAGATCTTATCGAAGCACTGAAAGCGATGGGCTATGCGGATACCGGGATCCCTGCTCTGGCAGAGTCGTTCCCTCCCGCAGTCATCAACTACCTGGGGGACTTCCGGACGCAGGAGGTCCACGACATCATCGAGACACTCCTCTACATCTACATCGCCCAGAATAGTTCGTCGTCCCGGGGGAGGGGGGAAGGCGTGGTCGAAAAGAGTTGTTACGCGTATACGTCGGGGCCGCTCTTCGCGCTCAGGGAAGTCGGCCTCATCGACTCCGTCTCCTGGCACGGCACGACGGTCATCAAGGCGACCCCGGCGGGGGAGGCGATCGCCCGGCCGCTGATGGAGGCCCGGCTCCGGGCGCTGGATATCCGGAGCCTGGCATGCGAGATCCACGAGGTCGTCCCGGTCCTCCTTGCGGGGACGGTGAAGGGGTCATATGTCAACAAGACCCTCCCGTCCACGCTTCCCCGAACCGAAGAGACGTTCATCGGTTTTCTGCTCAACAACAACCCCGCGCTCTTCGAGGAGTGTGAGCGGTTCGCCGCCCGGCTGAAAGCCGCCGGGTGCGCCGTCCTCGCCTATGCCTACGACCTCGACGGGTTTGGAGCCGGCGGCGTCGTTTACACCTTCCCGCCGGAGTTCGCGTATATCCTCAAAGGCATGCTTGAGACGATCGATCCCGGGGTCCGGGAACACTACGATATGCTCCTTGAGTCGTTCCATTCGACGTTCACCGTCCTGCGCTACCTTGTCTGCGGCGAGGACTACGACCGTATCCGCGCATCGCCGGCCCACCGCCGGGAACTCTCAAGGGTGCTCGGCCTGCTCGCCGACTCGATCTACGTCCTTGAGGAGGTTCCCCAGGACGACGGCGTCGACCTCCCCCGGTTCATCATCAAGGACCGCGACCTCTACGACGCACGTCTCCGCGACCTCGGGCGGGCGCTGATGGTCGATGTTGCAGATAAGATCGTCATCGACCGGCCGGCCCCGGCCCCGGAACCCGCTCCCCTCCCCAGAGTGGAGGTTCCTCCACCGCCGGCGGAACCGCAGCTCCTGGATGAGGAAGAGTGGGACGATGAGATCTTCTCAGACGAGGAAGAGGACGTGGTTGAGGAGGCGACGCCCGTGCCGGTTCCCGTGCCCCGCCCCGCCCCGGCGGTGGAGCCCCCCCGTCCCGGCGGGCTTGACATCTTCCTCGGCCACGCTCCTGACGGGCGGCGGGTCAACTGGTCACCGGGCAGGCTCAACAACGGCCACATGATCATCCTCGGCGGTTCCGGCGCCGGCAAGACCGAGACGATCCGGTGTATTGCCCTCGAGCTTGCAGCGCAGGCGCTGCCGGTCATCATGATCGACTTCCACGGAGACATGGCCCCGAGTATCGGCGATATCAGGACCTACAAGATCCGTGAGGGCGGGGAGTACTACTTCAACCCGCTTGAACTCGATCCCGCCATCGACGAGATCACCCCGCTCCGTGCCACCTCCGACTTCGTCGACGCGATCTCCATCAACTTCCCGACGCTCGGGATCCAGCAGCGCCGCAAGATCAAGAACATCATCAAGGACTGCTACCGGGCATCAGGGATCACGGGAAAGACCGCGACCTGGACGCGGGTGCTCGACTTCGACGATATCGAGGGGGAGATCATGACCTGCGAGGATGAGACGATCCCGGCCTACCTCGAGGATATCTTCGACTACAAACTCTTCTCAGGGGAGGAGAAGATCTCGCTCCCCACCATCCTCTCAGGCGGGATCACCCATATCAACCTGAATGCCCTCCCCGAGAACCTGCGCTACCTCTTTGCCGACCTCTTCCTCAGGCGGATCTACTACACCCTCCAGGCGACGGGCGAGATCCCGCGCGGGACAGACAACGACCGGGAGAAGTTCCGGCTCTTCGTCATCGTCGACGAGGCGAAACTCCTGGTGAGCCAGAAGAGCGGTTCAAAGACGGCGATTAAGGCGGTGCTGAACAAGTACGCCACCGAGATGCGGAAGTTCGGTGTCTCGCTGATCCTTGCGTCCCAGCTGATCGCGCACTTCAACGAGGAGATCCTGGCAAACATCGCCGTAAAGTTCTGCATGCGGGCCGAGAACAAGAAGCAGGCTCAGGAGAACGCCAAGTTCTTCGAGGTGAGCGAGAAGGACCTCCTCAACTTCCAGCCCGGGGAGGGGATCCTGATCATCGGTTCGGAGAAGATGAATATCAGGATCGTTCCCACGTCCCGGCGGGATCTCTAG
- a CDS encoding sensor histidine kinase, with protein MITLTEQQRVAILVVLLAISVFLTYFFHTVLMLGTVFSHFFYIPIILTALWWEKRSILVALFLGGLVVVGTLGFSPDPLVPNDYARILMFVVVAFVVASLSEQLRGREREVKKQRDLAQRYLDVAGVLFVVIGSDHTIRLINRHGCELLGYREEELLGRDWFATVVPEASREARRQAFDAAIAGGGASRGRQENPVVTRNGDVLILAWQDTIITGDDGRPVGMIGSGSDITDRIRAEEELRAAHGEANLYLDIMVHDINNANAVALGYADLLAEVLEGRERQMVWKLRSGISRSIEIIQNVSTIRRLRSGETTVRPIDLDAVIRAGIAHHPDAAFVYEEKPVWVMADDLLPEVFTNLVSNSVKFGEPGVEIRIRVEEDDGMVEVSVEDTGPGVPDPVKPLLFTRFVRGTNTRSGKGLGLYITRMLVERYGGSIRVEDRVPGHPECGAAFRFTLRRCDQPVTPRS; from the coding sequence GTGATAACCCTCACCGAACAGCAGCGGGTGGCCATTCTCGTGGTTCTCCTTGCTATATCTGTCTTCCTGACCTACTTCTTCCATACCGTCCTGATGCTCGGGACCGTCTTTTCACACTTCTTCTACATTCCTATCATCCTGACCGCCCTCTGGTGGGAGAAGAGGAGTATCCTGGTCGCCCTCTTCCTCGGCGGGCTCGTCGTCGTCGGCACCCTCGGTTTTAGCCCAGACCCGCTGGTCCCAAACGATTACGCACGTATCCTGATGTTCGTCGTCGTCGCCTTTGTTGTCGCTTCCCTCTCCGAGCAGCTCAGGGGGCGGGAGCGGGAAGTGAAGAAGCAGCGGGATCTCGCGCAGCGCTACCTGGACGTGGCTGGTGTCCTCTTCGTCGTCATCGGCAGCGACCATACCATCAGGCTCATCAACCGCCACGGTTGTGAGCTGCTCGGCTACCGGGAAGAGGAACTGCTCGGGAGGGACTGGTTCGCAACCGTTGTCCCGGAAGCGTCGAGGGAAGCGCGGCGGCAGGCCTTCGATGCCGCGATCGCCGGAGGCGGCGCCTCCCGGGGTCGGCAGGAGAACCCGGTCGTTACGCGAAACGGGGATGTGCTGATCCTCGCGTGGCAGGACACGATAATCACCGGTGATGATGGCCGGCCGGTCGGGATGATCGGGTCAGGCTCCGATATCACCGACCGGATCCGGGCCGAGGAAGAACTGCGGGCGGCCCACGGCGAGGCGAACCTCTACCTCGACATCATGGTGCATGATATCAACAACGCCAACGCTGTCGCTCTCGGCTATGCCGACCTGCTTGCCGAGGTGCTGGAGGGGAGGGAGAGGCAGATGGTCTGGAAACTCAGGAGCGGAATCAGCCGGAGCATTGAGATCATCCAGAATGTCTCGACGATTCGGCGCCTGCGCTCAGGAGAGACCACTGTGAGACCGATCGACCTGGACGCGGTCATCAGGGCCGGGATCGCCCATCATCCCGACGCAGCGTTCGTCTACGAGGAAAAGCCTGTCTGGGTTATGGCCGACGACCTCCTCCCTGAGGTCTTCACGAACCTCGTCAGCAACAGCGTCAAATTCGGGGAGCCGGGAGTCGAGATCAGGATCCGTGTTGAGGAGGACGACGGGATGGTCGAGGTCTCAGTCGAGGACACCGGGCCGGGGGTGCCTGACCCGGTAAAACCTCTCCTCTTCACCCGCTTTGTGCGGGGCACGAATACCAGGAGCGGGAAAGGGCTCGGTCTCTACATCACGCGGATGCTTGTTGAGCGCTACGGCGGGAGCATCAGGGTCGAGGACCGGGTCCCGGGACACCCCGAATGCGGGGCCGCTTTCCGGTTCACCCTCCGGCGGTGCGACCAGCCGGTTACCCCCAGATCCTGA
- a CDS encoding DUF2124 domain-containing protein has translation MELKEQLTGVPGMLRPFKAYLREAGLSAGDQVVYYGCPGTCTPFIELLGFAVRDLPVEQVYVPYADEAAAKVIRPVGGVGMQVSGDAARVDPKVVVLMGGLAMPGVPVTKEAVQAAVGAHAGAKVVGVCFMQMFEKAGWLDAFAFDLVIDAALDPVRIWG, from the coding sequence AGAGCAACTCACCGGCGTTCCCGGGATGCTCCGGCCGTTCAAGGCCTACCTCCGCGAGGCAGGGCTCAGTGCAGGCGACCAGGTCGTCTACTACGGCTGCCCCGGCACCTGCACGCCCTTCATCGAGCTCCTGGGGTTCGCTGTCCGGGACCTCCCCGTGGAACAGGTCTACGTGCCCTACGCGGACGAGGCGGCGGCAAAGGTGATCCGCCCGGTCGGTGGCGTCGGGATGCAGGTTTCCGGTGACGCGGCCCGCGTCGACCCGAAGGTGGTCGTCCTGATGGGCGGACTTGCGATGCCGGGCGTCCCGGTCACGAAAGAAGCGGTGCAGGCGGCCGTCGGCGCCCATGCCGGCGCGAAGGTCGTGGGCGTCTGTTTCATGCAGATGTTTGAGAAAGCGGGCTGGCTTGATGCCTTTGCGTTCGACCTGGTCATCGATGCCGCCCTTGACCCGGTCAGGATCTGGGGGTAA